The following coding sequences are from one Lolium rigidum isolate FL_2022 chromosome 6, APGP_CSIRO_Lrig_0.1, whole genome shotgun sequence window:
- the LOC124661452 gene encoding DNA-binding protein REB1-like isoform X2 has translation MEAEPCLELADGDMRKEKKKKKMKEGKRKEAEMKGQKETFDAAVEDLAAGRCEVEGKQSSKSKKSKHERSDAGEDSAADQVVANEDKKRKKKHLVVLEKSSQTKNTSKDENGEIKERGKEGDKSSPEFSENASAGRAEAEVDGKNDRKKKKSKEGTRDGIKDKVKAAQSKNKGKRVSFADTTEVFRTEADGEGNVGGKKKRKKAAQLKNKGKRVSFADSVEVFGIGGGDNGEGGSSDESKFVHGQRFSPEEDATLMEAIRDFIEMKQLGEKGFEMIRSPREHKELRGCWDVIGKCLPHRPHHAIYRRARVLLSRSDQRKWTQEEKEHIRRFVRKNGTEWKTLARELGKCDIHVKDTWRRIKSENLKKGHWTQDEHQKLFDLVNLDLRIKAHQIKDPDNRKLRDNISWEAISDKLTTRNHKNCCMKWYNTLASPMVSKGIWADVDDYLMVEALQKDDAVCVEDVDWDSLLDHRSGEVCRQRWNQIVRGIGGHREKPFIEQVEVLSRRYCPEMIEYRQPRE, from the exons ATGGAGGCAGAGCCCTGTTTAGAGCTTGCCGATGGCGATAtgaggaaagagaagaagaagaagaaaatgaaagaGGGGAAGAGGAAAGAAGCTGAGATGAAAGGGCAGAAGGAGACATTTGACGCTGCTGTTGAAGATTTAGCAGCAGGGAGATGCGAGGTTGAGGGGAAACAATCTAGCAAGTCAAAGAAGAGCAAACACGAGCGTAGCGATGCTGGCGAGGATTCCGCTG CCGATCAAGTTGTGGCAAATGAAGataagaagagaaagaagaagcaTCTAGTTGTGCTGGAAAAGAGCAGCCAAACCAAAAATACTAGCAAAGATGAGAATGGAGAGATCAAGGAGAGAGGAAAGGAAGGTGATAAATCCAGTCCAGAATTTAGTGAGAATGCATCCGCTGGGAGAGCTGAGGCTGAAGTAGATGGTAAGAATgataggaagaaaaagaagagcaAGGAGGGAACGCGAGATGGAATAAAGGATAAAGTAAAGGCAGCTCAGTCAAAGAACAAGGGCAAGCGGGTGAGCTTTGCTGATACCACGGAAGTGTTCAGAACTGAAGCTGATGGTGAGGGGAACGTaggaggaaaaaagaaaaggaaaaaggcaGCTCAGTTAAAGAACAAGGGTAAGCGTGTGAGCTTTGCTGATTCTGTGGAGGTGTTTGGCATCGGAGGTGGCGACAATGGAGAAGGTGGGAGCAGTGATGAATCTAAATTTGTGCACGGACAGAGGTTTAGCCCAGAGGAAGACGCCACCCTCATGGAAGCTATAAGGGATTTTATAGAG ATGAAGCAATTGGGAGAGAAAGGCTTTGAGATGATTCGGTCTCCTCGTGAACACAAAGAACTCAGGGGTTGTTGGGATGTTATAG ggaaatgttTACCCCATAGACCTCACCATGCCATATACAGGCGGGCACGTGTATTACTCAGTAGGAGTGATCAACGTAAATGGACACAAGAAGAAAAAGAGCATATTCGGCG GTTTGTCCGAAAAAATGGCACGGAGTGGAAGACATTGGCACGTGAACTTGGGAAGTGTGATATCCATGTAAAAGATACTTGGAGAAGAATAAAATCTGAAAACTTGAAAAAAG GACATTGGACACAGGATGAACATCAAAAGTTATTCGATCTGGTGAACCTTGACTTGCGTATAAAAGCTCATCAAATAAAAGATCCTGATAATCGGAAG CTTAGGGATAACATTTCCTGGGAGGCCATCAGTGATAAATTAACCACCCGTAATCACAAGAATTGCTGCATGAAGTG GTACAATACATTAGCATCTCCGATGGTTAGTAAAGGAATCTGGGCAGATGTTGATGATTATCTAATGGTGGAAGC gctCCAGAAGGATGATGCTGTTTGTGTCGAAGATGTCGATTGGGACAGCCTTCTCGATCACAG ATCTGGTGAAGTCTGCCGCCAAAGATGGAACCAGATAGTCCGTGGCATTGGCGGCCACAGGGAGAAGCCTTTCATCGAGCAGGTTGAGGTGTTGTCCAGGCGCTACTGCCCGGAGATGATCGAGTACAGGCAACCGCGGGAATGA
- the LOC124661348 gene encoding splicing factor U2af small subunit B-like, translating to MAEHLASIFGTEKDRVNCPFYFKIGACRHGDRCSRIHNRPTISPTIVLMNMYQRPDMITPGVDAQGQPIDPRKMQEHFEDFYEDIFEELSKFGEIETLNVCDNLSDHMIGNVYVQFREEDQAAAAHTALQGRFYSGRLIIVDFSPVTDFREATCRQYEENTCTRGGHCNFMHVKQIGKDLRKKLFGRYRRSQRGRSRSPSPQHRRERRDRDDYRGREDFRRGGDDFRRGGGGGGRRGGSSRYDRQDDGGRRRYGGSPPRRARSPVRENSEERRAKIEQWNREKEAK from the coding sequence ATGGCAGAGCACTTGGCTTCAATATTTGGTACAGAGAAAGATAGGGTCAACTGCCCGTTTTACTTCAAGATTGGAGCTTGTCGTCATGGGGATCGCTGCTCTCGCATCCATAACAGGCCAACCATATCACCAACAATTGTGCTCATGAACATGTATCAGCGCCCTGATATGATCACCCCTGGGGTTGATGCTCAAGGCCAGCCGATTGATCCGCGCAAGATGCaggagcattttgaagatttctaTGAGGATATCTTTGAGGAACTGAGCAAGTTTGGTGAGATTGAAACCCTCAACGTCTGTGATAACCTTTCTGATCACATGATAGGCAATGTGTATGTTCAGTTCAGGGAGGAAGATCAGGCAGCAGCAGCTCATACAGCTCTTCAGGGACGCTTCTACTCTGGTCGTCTGATAATTGTGGACTTCTCTCCTGTGACTGACTTCCGTGAAGCGACCTGCAGGCAGTATGAGGAGAATACCTGCACACGCGGTGGACACTGCAACTTCATGCATGTGAAGCAGATTGGTAAGGATCTCAGGAAGAAACTCTTTGGACGTTACAGGAGGTCGCAGCGAGGAAGGAGCCGCAGCCCAAGCCCACAGCATAGGAGAGAGCGTCGTGACCGTGATGACTACCGTGGCCGTGAGGATTTCCGCCGTGGTGGTGATGATTTCcgacgtggtggtggtggcggcggacgcCGGGGTGGGAGCAGCAGGTATGATAGGCAAGATGATggaggaaggcgtaggtatggggGCAGCCCTCCAAGGCGTGCAAGAAGCCCAGTCAGGGAGAACAGTGAGGAGCGCAGGGCCAAGATTGAACAGTGGAATCGTGAAAAGGAGGCGAAGTAA
- the LOC124661452 gene encoding DNA-binding protein REB1-like isoform X1, whose amino-acid sequence MEAEPCLELADGDMRKEKKKKKMKEGKRKEAEMKGQKETFDAAVEDLAAGRCEVEGKQSSKSKKSKHERSDAGEDSAGDRVVAEEDKKRKKEHPVVREESSQKQKLDRTVENSVVERDGVEGNKCSKSKKSKHKDNDAGDASAADQVVVKEEKRKKKHPVVLEESSQKETLDTTAENSVEERDGVEGKQCSKSKKSKHKQNNAGDASAADQVVANEDKKRKKKHLVVLEKSSQTKNTSKDENGEIKERGKEGDKSSPEFSENASAGRAEAEVDGKNDRKKKKSKEGTRDGIKDKVKAAQSKNKGKRVSFADTTEVFRTEADGEGNVGGKKKRKKAAQLKNKGKRVSFADSVEVFGIGGGDNGEGGSSDESKFVHGQRFSPEEDATLMEAIRDFIEMKQLGEKGFEMIRSPREHKELRGCWDVIGKCLPHRPHHAIYRRARVLLSRSDQRKWTQEEKEHIRRFVRKNGTEWKTLARELGKCDIHVKDTWRRIKSENLKKGHWTQDEHQKLFDLVNLDLRIKAHQIKDPDNRKLRDNISWEAISDKLTTRNHKNCCMKWYNTLASPMVSKGIWADVDDYLMVEALQKDDAVCVEDVDWDSLLDHRSGEVCRQRWNQIVRGIGGHREKPFIEQVEVLSRRYCPEMIEYRQPRE is encoded by the exons ATGGAGGCAGAGCCCTGTTTAGAGCTTGCCGATGGCGATAtgaggaaagagaagaagaagaagaaaatgaaagaGGGGAAGAGGAAAGAAGCTGAGATGAAAGGGCAGAAGGAGACATTTGACGCTGCTGTTGAAGATTTAGCAGCAGGGAGATGCGAGGTTGAGGGGAAACAATCTAGCAAGTCAAAGAAGAGCAAACACGAGCGTAGCGATGCTGGCGAGGATTCCGCTGGTGATCGAGTTGTGGCAGAAGAAGATAAGAAGAGAAAGAAGGAGCATCCAGTTGTGCGGGAAGAGAGCAGCCAGAAGCAGAAACTCGATCGTACCGTAGAAAATTCAGTGGTCGAAAGAGATGGGGTTGAGGGGAACAAATGTAGCAAGTCAAAGAAGAGCAAACACAAGGATAATGATGCTGGTGATGCTTCTGCTGCCGATCAAGTTGTGGtaaaagaagagaagagaaagaagaagcaTCCAGTTGTGCTGGAAGAGAGCAGTCAGAAGGAGACACTTGATACTACTGCTGAAAATTCAGTGGAAGAAAGAGATGGGGTTGAGGGGAAGCAATGTAGCAAGTCAAAGAAGAGCAAACACAAGCAGAATAACGCTGGTGATGCTTCTGCTGCCGATCAAGTTGTGGCAAATGAAGataagaagagaaagaagaagcaTCTAGTTGTGCTGGAAAAGAGCAGCCAAACCAAAAATACTAGCAAAGATGAGAATGGAGAGATCAAGGAGAGAGGAAAGGAAGGTGATAAATCCAGTCCAGAATTTAGTGAGAATGCATCCGCTGGGAGAGCTGAGGCTGAAGTAGATGGTAAGAATgataggaagaaaaagaagagcaAGGAGGGAACGCGAGATGGAATAAAGGATAAAGTAAAGGCAGCTCAGTCAAAGAACAAGGGCAAGCGGGTGAGCTTTGCTGATACCACGGAAGTGTTCAGAACTGAAGCTGATGGTGAGGGGAACGTaggaggaaaaaagaaaaggaaaaaggcaGCTCAGTTAAAGAACAAGGGTAAGCGTGTGAGCTTTGCTGATTCTGTGGAGGTGTTTGGCATCGGAGGTGGCGACAATGGAGAAGGTGGGAGCAGTGATGAATCTAAATTTGTGCACGGACAGAGGTTTAGCCCAGAGGAAGACGCCACCCTCATGGAAGCTATAAGGGATTTTATAGAG ATGAAGCAATTGGGAGAGAAAGGCTTTGAGATGATTCGGTCTCCTCGTGAACACAAAGAACTCAGGGGTTGTTGGGATGTTATAG ggaaatgttTACCCCATAGACCTCACCATGCCATATACAGGCGGGCACGTGTATTACTCAGTAGGAGTGATCAACGTAAATGGACACAAGAAGAAAAAGAGCATATTCGGCG GTTTGTCCGAAAAAATGGCACGGAGTGGAAGACATTGGCACGTGAACTTGGGAAGTGTGATATCCATGTAAAAGATACTTGGAGAAGAATAAAATCTGAAAACTTGAAAAAAG GACATTGGACACAGGATGAACATCAAAAGTTATTCGATCTGGTGAACCTTGACTTGCGTATAAAAGCTCATCAAATAAAAGATCCTGATAATCGGAAG CTTAGGGATAACATTTCCTGGGAGGCCATCAGTGATAAATTAACCACCCGTAATCACAAGAATTGCTGCATGAAGTG GTACAATACATTAGCATCTCCGATGGTTAGTAAAGGAATCTGGGCAGATGTTGATGATTATCTAATGGTGGAAGC gctCCAGAAGGATGATGCTGTTTGTGTCGAAGATGTCGATTGGGACAGCCTTCTCGATCACAG ATCTGGTGAAGTCTGCCGCCAAAGATGGAACCAGATAGTCCGTGGCATTGGCGGCCACAGGGAGAAGCCTTTCATCGAGCAGGTTGAGGTGTTGTCCAGGCGCTACTGCCCGGAGATGATCGAGTACAGGCAACCGCGGGAATGA